In Candidatus Hydrogenedens sp., one genomic interval encodes:
- a CDS encoding HsdR family type I site-specific deoxyribonuclease, whose amino-acid sequence MEKLGGERYSVQEPIINYVGESSAEYIAAGGEKIHLKLGWEYVPPKIAEEMRGGTAGFVFRDVFIGQMKKLNPFVDDLIANDLIRKIEIIPPTIEGNLTVWEYLKGLRGVFVPGEKRERNVKFIDTENIENNIFQITDEFPFTNGSKTIRFDLVFLINGVPVIFVETKSADKIEGLTEALEQVSRYHRDCPEILAVLQAYAITHLIKYFYSPTWNTSLKGLFNWKEEVAGDFERLVKTFFERERIVKLITDFVLFVRQDDELKKVILRPHQMRAVEKVVKRAELEEKRRGLIWHTQGSGKTYTMIVSAKKLIENPLFENPTVIMLVDRTELESQLFSNLRAVGFESVEVAESREHLRGLLEQDKRGLIISMIHKFEGMPVNINTRKNIFVLVDEAHRTTGGKLGNYLMGALPEATYIGFTGTPIDRTSQGQGTFVIFGRDDPPKGYLDRYSIAESIEDGTTLPLYYTLASNELLVDRETLETEFLMIKEAEGVSDIEELNKVLEKAVNLRNMLKSKNRIKKVAEYVAKHFTETVEPMGYKAFLVAVDREACALYKEELDKFLPSEYSKVVISSFYNDPTELAKYHLTKEEEKRVRKAFRQPDQLPKILIVTEKLLTGFDAPILYCMYLDKPMRDHVLLQAIARVNRPYEDKNSVKKPSGFILDFVGIFQNLEKALSFDSEDIEGVVKDVEMLKEEFVEKMRIARAEYLSIIEGKARDKAVETVLEHFRNEEKRHEFYRFFKELQDRYEIISPDPFLRSYIEEFDTLAKMYGILRSNYEPGVSIDRNFMRKTAKLVQEYTSSSSIKPALEIYEINEETLKKIEESKVSDTEKVFNLLNSITKMVEEQSQKSPYLISIGEKAHEIAKRYREGQITTQEALAEVIQLTKETIKAKMEEIEKNMPADVFTVYWILDSEGYEKAEDVANRIKEVFEESPHWKESEEQAITVRKKFYEIILQSGVSDYQKAVEIVERIFRTLKENPNDVNSRCI is encoded by the coding sequence ATGGAGAAACTGGGAGGTGAAAGATATTCCGTTCAAGAGCCTATTATAAATTATGTTGGTGAATCGTCGGCGGAATATATAGCGGCGGGTGGTGAAAAAATACACTTAAAATTAGGCTGGGAGTATGTTCCGCCGAAGATTGCAGAGGAGATGAGGGGTGGCACGGCGGGGTTTGTGTTTAGGGATGTGTTTATCGGTCAGATGAAGAAATTAAACCCGTTTGTAGATGACCTGATTGCTAATGACCTTATACGGAAGATAGAAATTATACCTCCGACTATTGAAGGGAATCTGACCGTCTGGGAATATTTGAAGGGTTTGAGGGGCGTTTTTGTGCCCGGAGAGAAAAGGGAACGAAATGTAAAGTTTATAGACACGGAAAACATAGAGAATAACATCTTTCAGATAACGGATGAGTTTCCTTTTACTAATGGAAGCAAGACGATACGGTTTGATTTGGTGTTTCTTATAAACGGTGTGCCGGTGATTTTTGTGGAGACGAAGTCAGCGGATAAGATAGAGGGGTTGACGGAAGCCTTAGAGCAGGTAAGTCGTTATCACAGGGATTGTCCGGAGATATTGGCGGTGCTTCAGGCGTATGCGATAACGCATCTTATCAAATATTTTTATAGTCCCACATGGAACACATCGCTGAAAGGGCTTTTTAACTGGAAGGAGGAGGTAGCAGGGGATTTTGAGCGGCTTGTGAAGACATTTTTTGAGAGGGAGCGGATTGTAAAACTGATAACGGATTTTGTGCTATTTGTGCGGCAGGACGATGAATTGAAGAAGGTTATTTTGAGACCGCATCAAATGCGGGCGGTGGAAAAGGTAGTCAAACGGGCGGAATTGGAAGAGAAGCGGAGGGGACTAATCTGGCATACGCAAGGCTCCGGGAAAACTTATACGATGATTGTCTCTGCTAAGAAACTTATTGAAAATCCTTTGTTTGAGAATCCGACAGTGATAATGCTGGTGGATCGCACGGAATTGGAGTCGCAACTTTTTAGTAATTTGAGGGCGGTAGGGTTTGAGTCGGTGGAGGTTGCGGAGAGTAGGGAGCATCTACGCGGGCTGCTTGAGCAGGATAAGAGGGGGCTTATCATCAGTATGATTCATAAGTTTGAAGGTATGCCCGTCAATATAAATACAAGAAAGAACATATTTGTGCTTGTAGATGAGGCACACAGGACTACGGGTGGTAAACTCGGCAATTATCTTATGGGTGCTTTACCAGAGGCAACCTATATCGGTTTTACGGGCACACCTATTGATAGGACATCTCAAGGGCAGGGGACATTTGTAATATTCGGGAGGGATGACCCGCCTAAGGGTTATCTGGACAGATATAGTATTGCGGAATCGATAGAAGATGGAACGACGCTCCCCCTTTATTACACATTGGCATCTAACGAACTTCTGGTGGATAGGGAAACCTTAGAAACGGAGTTTTTAATGATAAAAGAGGCGGAAGGTGTGAGCGATATTGAGGAACTCAATAAAGTGTTAGAGAAGGCAGTAAATCTCCGAAACATGCTAAAGAGCAAAAACAGGATTAAGAAGGTGGCGGAGTATGTGGCAAAGCATTTTACCGAAACGGTTGAACCTATGGGCTATAAAGCGTTTCTTGTCGCTGTGGATAGGGAAGCTTGCGCATTATATAAAGAAGAACTTGATAAATTTCTGCCTTCGGAATACTCAAAAGTTGTAATTAGTAGTTTTTACAACGATCCGACGGAATTAGCGAAATACCACCTTACGAAGGAGGAAGAGAAGAGGGTAAGGAAGGCGTTCAGACAGCCTGACCAATTGCCGAAGATACTCATCGTTACGGAAAAACTGCTTACGGGCTTTGATGCGCCCATACTCTACTGTATGTATTTAGACAAGCCGATGCGTGACCATGTGCTACTGCAAGCCATTGCAAGGGTGAATAGACCGTATGAGGATAAAAATAGCGTGAAAAAGCCCTCCGGGTTCATTTTGGATTTTGTTGGGATATTTCAAAATCTTGAGAAAGCCTTATCCTTTGATTCTGAAGATATTGAAGGCGTTGTGAAAGATGTAGAGATGCTAAAAGAGGAATTTGTCGAGAAGATGCGGATTGCGCGGGCGGAGTATCTGTCTATAATAGAGGGCAAGGCGCGGGACAAAGCGGTGGAGACAGTGTTAGAACATTTCAGGAATGAGGAAAAAAGGCATGAGTTTTATCGGTTTTTCAAGGAACTTCAAGACCGCTACGAAATTATCTCTCCGGACCCGTTTTTGAGGTCCTATATTGAGGAATTTGATACCCTTGCGAAGATGTATGGGATACTGCGGTCTAATTATGAGCCGGGGGTCTCTATTGATAGAAACTTTATGAGGAAGACAGCGAAGTTGGTTCAGGAATATACAAGCAGTAGTTCTATAAAGCCCGCCCTTGAGATATACGAAATCAATGAAGAGACGCTGAAAAAGATTGAAGAGAGCAAGGTTTCTGATACGGAAAAGGTGTTTAACCTACTCAACAGTATTACAAAGATGGTAGAGGAACAGTCGCAGAAGTCTCCTTACCTTATATCTATAGGAGAAAAGGCTCATGAGATAGCAAAACGGTATCGCGAAGGACAAATAACCACGCAAGAAGCGTTGGCTGAAGTAATTCAATTAACGAAAGAAACCATCAAAGCAAAGATGGAAGAGATTGAAAAAAATATGCCTGCCGATGTATTCACCGTGTATTGGATACTCGACAGTGAAGGGTATGAAAAGGCTGAGGATGTGGCAAATCGGATAAAAGAGGTCTTTGAAGAAAGTCCCCACTGGAAAGAGTCTGAGGAGCAGGCGATAACAGTTCGTAAAAAGTTTTATGAGATTATACTTCAATCCGGGGTTTCTGATTATCAAAAAGCGGTGGAAATTGTAGAACGAATATTCCGAACCTTAAAGGAAAATCCTAACGATGTTAACTCAAGATGTATTTAA
- a CDS encoding class I SAM-dependent DNA methyltransferase has product MPAQKLDIKTLENWLWEAACKIRGEVDAPKYKDYILPLIFLKRLSDVFEDEILKLSEQYRSREIAEKLVGQDHKLVRFYLPETARWENIKKQTTRIGQYLTDAVRTVARENPKLQGVIDIVDFNATTAGERVISDDSLKALIDVLGRCRLGLDDVEPDILGRAYEYLLRKFAEGSGQSAGEFYTPKEVAILMAHILDPLPGIEVYDPCAGSGGLLIKTYLRFKEKYGDNPKTKPLKFYGQEILHATYAMAKMNVFIHSMDAEIVLGDTMKTPKFLNSDGSLKKFDFVVANPMWNQKFPQSVYENDPYNRFIFGYPPSNSADWAWIQHMHASLKDNGKMAVVLDTGAVSRGSGNTGRDRERDIRKEFVEQDLVETVILLPENLFYNTTAPGIILLINKNKPEERKNKMLLINTSQLHEKERPKNYLPDESIARVARIYLEWKEEESISKIITTDEVRRNDYNLSPSRYVALNGGDETIPVDEAMVELLEAEEERKEAEAKLKKVLTELGFDYE; this is encoded by the coding sequence ATGCCCGCTCAAAAACTTGACATTAAAACCCTTGAAAACTGGCTCTGGGAAGCAGCATGCAAAATAAGGGGAGAAGTAGATGCCCCCAAATATAAAGATTACATCCTACCGTTAATCTTTCTCAAAAGGCTTTCCGATGTGTTTGAAGACGAAATTCTTAAACTCTCCGAACAGTATCGCAGTAGAGAAATTGCAGAAAAATTAGTAGGACAGGACCACAAACTCGTTCGCTTCTACCTTCCTGAAACGGCAAGGTGGGAAAACATAAAAAAACAGACCACCCGCATAGGGCAGTATTTAACGGATGCTGTCAGAACGGTTGCAAGAGAAAACCCAAAATTACAAGGGGTAATAGACATTGTTGATTTTAACGCAACGACCGCAGGGGAACGGGTGATAAGTGATGATAGTTTGAAAGCCTTAATAGATGTATTGGGAAGATGTCGGCTCGGGCTGGATGATGTCGAACCGGATATCCTTGGCAGAGCGTATGAGTATCTTCTGCGTAAGTTTGCGGAAGGCAGCGGGCAAAGTGCCGGTGAATTCTACACCCCTAAAGAGGTAGCCATTCTCATGGCTCACATATTAGACCCACTGCCAGGGATAGAAGTTTATGACCCTTGTGCCGGTTCCGGTGGACTTCTCATAAAAACTTACCTCAGGTTCAAAGAAAAGTATGGAGATAACCCAAAAACAAAGCCCCTTAAATTTTATGGTCAGGAAATCCTGCATGCCACCTACGCTATGGCAAAGATGAATGTGTTCATACACAGTATGGATGCGGAAATCGTTCTCGGGGACACAATGAAAACTCCTAAATTCTTAAATTCAGATGGCTCTCTGAAAAAGTTCGACTTCGTAGTGGCGAATCCTATGTGGAATCAAAAATTCCCTCAAAGTGTATATGAAAATGACCCATACAACCGCTTCATATTTGGCTATCCTCCCTCGAACAGTGCCGATTGGGCATGGATACAGCACATGCACGCATCGCTTAAAGATAACGGGAAAATGGCTGTAGTTCTGGATACAGGAGCCGTCTCGAGGGGAAGTGGTAACACAGGCAGGGACAGAGAAAGGGATATAAGGAAAGAATTTGTAGAGCAGGATTTAGTAGAAACCGTCATTCTCCTCCCTGAAAACCTCTTTTACAACACCACAGCACCCGGTATTATCCTGCTCATTAACAAAAACAAACCCGAAGAACGAAAGAATAAGATGCTTTTGATAAATACTTCCCAACTTCACGAAAAAGAGAGACCTAAAAACTACCTGCCCGATGAGAGTATAGCAAGAGTAGCCCGCATATACTTAGAGTGGAAGGAAGAGGAAAGTATAAGCAAGATCATTACCACAGATGAGGTGAGGAGGAACGATTACAACCTGAGCCCGTCAAGGTATGTAGCGTTAAACGGCGGTGATGAGACGATACCGGTAGATGAGGCAATGGTAGAACTTTTAGAGGCGGAAGAAGAGCGAAAAGAGGCGGAAGCAAAATTAAAAAAGGTGCTGACGGAGTTGGGATTCGATTATGAATAA
- a CDS encoding pentapeptide repeat-containing protein: MSVIAVVKYEFESSPDTKQGRVLQMPSSISMELQQQIRSGSLQGACLQYVNLMGVWLEGIDFSGADLTNACFEFAVLSSCNFQDCKLEKANLKRANLIGANLNGAHLRNADLYYARLTCASLKKADLSNANLERTILRCADLSGARLTNARGNPVIDRTKMEGIIQ, encoded by the coding sequence ATGAGCGTAATAGCAGTAGTTAAATACGAGTTTGAATCGTCGCCCGACACGAAACAGGGCAGGGTTTTGCAAATGCCATCATCCATTAGCATGGAATTGCAACAGCAAATCCGTAGTGGCTCCCTGCAAGGGGCTTGTCTGCAATATGTAAATCTGATGGGTGTCTGGCTCGAAGGGATAGATTTTTCAGGTGCAGACCTTACTAATGCATGCTTTGAGTTTGCCGTGCTGAGTTCATGCAATTTTCAAGATTGTAAATTAGAAAAGGCTAACTTAAAACGAGCAAATCTAATCGGTGCCAATCTGAATGGTGCCCATTTAAGAAACGCAGACCTGTATTATGCACGGCTTACCTGTGCAAGTTTGAAAAAAGCAGATTTAAGCAATGCTAATTTAGAACGGACTATCCTGCGTTGTGCCGATTTATCAGGTGCGCGGCTGACCAATGCACGCGGAAATCCTGTAATTGACCGAACCAAGATGGAGGGAATTATCCAATGA
- a CDS encoding MBL fold metallo-hydrolase — translation MIVYHFCTSVNEANAYLIIDAENKEGLLIDVPTWTEGMQKVLDEYKAKLVGVFITHEHYDHTSGLSELYKIYPNIKRYPQKEFFNDPENEKYNKLTVGQWEGTILSLPGHTAESVGLYIGNVVFTGDALFAGSVGGTVSPQEAKQQIEAIQKKILILPEDTLILTGHGPASSVGIEKKFNPFLQNNNSG, via the coding sequence ATGATAGTTTACCACTTTTGCACATCGGTCAATGAAGCCAACGCCTATTTGATAATTGATGCGGAAAATAAAGAAGGGTTGCTAATAGATGTGCCGACATGGACAGAAGGTATGCAGAAAGTCCTTGATGAATATAAGGCAAAACTTGTTGGCGTGTTCATAACGCACGAACATTACGACCATACCTCCGGTCTCAGCGAACTGTATAAAATCTATCCGAATATAAAACGATACCCGCAGAAAGAGTTCTTTAATGACCCTGAAAATGAAAAGTATAACAAACTAACTGTCGGGCAATGGGAAGGAACAATATTATCCCTGCCGGGACATACAGCGGAAAGTGTCGGATTATATATCGGCAATGTCGTGTTTACGGGGGATGCACTCTTCGCTGGTTCTGTGGGTGGAACTGTAAGTCCACAGGAAGCAAAACAACAAATAGAAGCCATCCAGAAGAAAATACTAATACTGCCCGAAGATACCCTCATATTAACAGGACACGGACCCGCCTCCTCTGTGGGCATAGAAAAGAAATTCAACCCCTTTTTACAAAATAATAACAGCGGCTAA
- a CDS encoding restriction endonuclease subunit S, which yields MKDSENGFKETELGPLPEDWNVVKLGEVCEVIMGQSPPGKTYNTEGNGVPFLQGKAEFGDIYPTHIKYTTKPLKIALPNTVLISVRAPVGDVNLTNIIYCIGRGLASLSLKNSNNFYLFYCLAYLKPLLEKQGTGSTFMAINKSKLERFPIPLPPLSEQERIAGVLSAIQGVIEKTEKVIRANRELKRSLMKHLFTYGPVPVNNVDSVNLKDTEIGNIPQHWNVVKLGEVCEVIMGQSPPGKTYNTEGNGVPFLQGKAEFGDIYPTHIKYTTKPLKIALPNTVLISVRAPVGDVNLTNIIYCIGRGLASLSLKNSNNFYLFYCLAYLKPLLEKQGTGSTFMAINKSKLERFPIPLPPLSEQERIVEVLCAVDEKIQAEERKKKSLEVLFRSMLHYLMSGKIRVNNLNIEG from the coding sequence ATGAAAGACTCAGAGAACGGATTTAAAGAAACGGAACTCGGACCCCTCCCAGAAGACTGGAATGTCGTAAAACTGGGCGAGGTTTGTGAAGTAATTATGGGACAATCTCCACCAGGGAAAACTTACAATACAGAGGGAAATGGAGTGCCTTTTCTACAGGGGAAAGCAGAATTTGGAGATATTTATCCTACACATATTAAATATACAACTAAACCTTTGAAAATTGCTCTTCCAAATACAGTTTTGATTTCGGTAAGAGCACCTGTAGGAGATGTAAATTTGACCAATATTATATACTGTATTGGTAGAGGTTTAGCTTCATTATCTTTGAAAAATAGCAATAACTTCTATTTGTTTTATTGCCTTGCTTATTTAAAACCTTTGCTTGAAAAACAGGGAACGGGCTCAACATTTATGGCAATAAACAAATCAAAGTTAGAGAGGTTTCCTATCCCCCTACCCCCTCTTAGTGAGCAGGAGAGGATAGCGGGGGTATTATCGGCGATTCAAGGAGTGATAGAGAAGACGGAGAAGGTGATACGGGCAAATAGGGAGTTGAAAAGGTCTTTAATGAAGCATCTTTTTACTTATGGACCTGTGCCCGTTAACAATGTGGATAGCGTAAATCTTAAAGATACTGAGATTGGCAATATTCCTCAACATTGGAATGTCGTAAAACTGGGCGAGGTTTGTGAAGTAATTATGGGACAATCTCCACCAGGGAAAACTTACAATACAGAGGGAAATGGAGTGCCTTTTCTACAGGGGAAAGCAGAATTTGGAGATATTTATCCTACACATATTAAATATACAACTAAACCTTTGAAAATTGCTCTTCCAAATACAGTTTTGATTTCGGTAAGAGCACCTGTAGGAGATGTAAATTTGACCAATATTATATACTGTATTGGTAGAGGTTTAGCTTCATTATCTTTGAAAAATAGCAATAACTTCTATTTGTTTTATTGCCTTGCTTATTTAAAACCTTTGCTTGAAAAACAGGGAACGGGCTCAACATTTATGGCAATAAACAAATCAAAGTTAGAGAGGTTTCCTATCCCCCTACCCCCTCTTTCGGAGCAGGAGAGGATAGTGGAGGTATTGTGTGCGGTGGATGAGAAGATACAGGCGGAGGAGAGGAAGAAGAAGTCGCTTGAGGTATTGTTTAGGTCTATGCTTCACTATTTAATGAGCGGTAAAATCAGAGTGAATAACTTAAACATAGAGGGTTAA
- a CDS encoding glycoside hydrolase family 2 TIM barrel-domain containing protein: MNAGFNGARLHQKVFEPRFLYWADKLGYIVWGEFPDWGFDHKNPAGQLYYIHEWREIVERDFNHPAIIGWCPFNETPRETVPLQRVVFELTRAIDTTRPVLEASGWTHGYAYPLLLDAHDYEQDPVKFRAKWDKVGENPPKPNVPYADNRPVPFFISEYGGIGWNVESGGWGYGNNPKTLEEFYERLEGLTKAILDNPYIFGFCYTQLTNIEQEQNGIYTYDRKPKFDLDRIKAIFSAESAYEKNMK; the protein is encoded by the coding sequence ATGAACGCCGGATTTAATGGGGCAAGACTTCATCAGAAGGTATTTGAACCGCGTTTCTTATACTGGGCGGATAAATTAGGCTATATTGTTTGGGGCGAATTTCCGGATTGGGGCTTTGACCATAAAAATCCAGCAGGGCAGTTGTATTATATCCATGAATGGCGGGAGATTGTAGAACGGGATTTTAACCATCCTGCGATTATCGGCTGGTGTCCGTTTAATGAAACGCCAAGGGAAACCGTCCCTCTACAACGGGTAGTGTTCGAACTGACACGGGCTATTGACACGACCCGTCCTGTTCTGGAAGCCAGTGGCTGGACACATGGCTATGCATACCCTCTTTTATTAGATGCCCATGATTATGAGCAGGACCCGGTCAAGTTTCGGGCAAAATGGGATAAGGTCGGAGAAAATCCGCCGAAGCCGAATGTCCCTTACGCGGATAACCGTCCCGTCCCGTTCTTCATCAGCGAATATGGCGGAATTGGATGGAATGTGGAAAGTGGCGGTTGGGGTTATGGAAACAATCCGAAAACCCTGGAAGAATTTTATGAACGGTTAGAGGGATTGACCAAAGCGATTTTGGATAATCCGTATATTTTTGGATTCTGTTATACACAATTGACGAACATCGAACAGGAACAAAACGGTATTTATACCTATGACCGTAAACCGAAATTTGACCTTGACCGCATTAAAGCCATTTTCTCTGCGGAATCTGCCTACGAAAAGAATATGAAATAA
- a CDS encoding M48 family metallopeptidase, translating into MLTQDVFKKKVFELADMVGVKPKEIHIRRMNRKLASCSSKGRLTFDVSLLDENKEVRYKIILHELLHLRYRNHSKMFHLLLRAYLNKSLNATETAE; encoded by the coding sequence ATGTTAACTCAAGATGTATTTAAGAAGAAAGTTTTTGAACTTGCCGATATGGTGGGTGTAAAGCCCAAAGAAATTCATATCCGCAGGATGAATAGAAAACTGGCAAGTTGTTCCAGTAAGGGGAGGTTAACCTTTGATGTGTCTTTGCTGGATGAGAATAAAGAAGTAAGGTATAAAATTATCCTGCATGAACTTCTCCATCTCAGGTATCGAAATCATAGCAAAATGTTTCATCTTTTGCTGAGAGCATATTTAAATAAGAGCCTAAATGCAACTGAGACGGCAGAATGA
- the trmB gene encoding tRNA (guanosine(46)-N7)-methyltransferase TrmB, giving the protein MRIHQHVNPLNKKYLVVPPMPQWSKVYAEPFLPLHLDLGSASGRFLLQLAQKNKDWNFLGLEIREPLVERANQWKDELGLANLYFFHGQAHIVLQPLLESLPIGVLQFVSINFPDPWFKRRHHKRRLVTPQLVQTLATYLQPRGKVFIQTDVEELSKNICGLFADNICFQVVDELLEHNPFGILTERENSVIRLGRYIYRTIFERKAEKPCEKRMNNN; this is encoded by the coding sequence TTGCGAATACATCAGCATGTAAATCCGTTGAATAAAAAATATCTGGTTGTGCCGCCTATGCCGCAATGGTCGAAGGTGTATGCAGAGCCTTTTCTACCTCTTCATCTTGATTTGGGTTCTGCAAGTGGTCGTTTTTTGCTGCAGCTGGCACAAAAGAATAAAGATTGGAATTTTTTAGGGTTGGAGATACGCGAACCTTTAGTGGAACGGGCAAATCAATGGAAGGATGAATTGGGACTTGCGAACCTTTATTTCTTTCACGGTCAGGCGCATATCGTTTTACAGCCCCTTCTTGAAAGTCTACCTATTGGTGTATTGCAGTTTGTAAGTATTAATTTTCCAGACCCATGGTTCAAAAGGCGCCACCATAAACGGAGATTGGTTACACCGCAATTGGTGCAAACATTAGCAACATACTTACAGCCTCGTGGGAAGGTCTTTATTCAAACGGATGTGGAGGAATTAAGTAAGAATATTTGTGGTCTTTTTGCAGACAATATCTGTTTTCAAGTCGTGGATGAATTGCTCGAACACAATCCTTTTGGTATTCTTACGGAGCGTGAGAATTCCGTTATTCGTTTAGGGCGTTATATATATAGAACTATTTTCGAACGGAAAGCAGAGAAACCGTGTGAAAAGCGTATGAATAATAATTAG